In the Drosophila willistoni isolate 14030-0811.24 chromosome 3R, UCI_dwil_1.1, whole genome shotgun sequence genome, AAATGTGGCACACCGAAAGTCAAACAACTtttgtaaaaacaaaacaaaaaacacaaaaaaaatggagaAGGAAACCCAAACACAAAAAGgaaattgtaatttaaattaaggCACAATAATTGTTACAACTAAAAGTCAAAGCAAAAATAGTCATCAGCTATTTAAGtcaagcaaaaaaacaaaaaacaaaaccaattcAAATACACACAAAACCACAATCACTTAAATGATTGtgtataattaatttattataaataaattatgccGCAGCCATGTGCAAATTTTTGCTCTCATTTcgataaacaaaagaaacattgAAACAAATTCCGAAACATCCCCCcacaaattaatataaatacatactctatataaaaatgatgatgatgatgtatgtactatatatatatatacgtatatgtaagtataaaTCCAATTTAAATCAGcaaagcaacaaacaaaacaaacaaaatagaCTGTAAGTCCCACACACTCTAGGTTCTATAGGGTATGCAATTGCATTACGTTTTGTATGCGTAGTAGCCATTTTTGTGGATCAGTATGTAAACATtatgtaattattattattattattattattattatacagaaaaacacaaatacaaaacaacaaaaccatcaacaaaaagaaacaaaaaaatccattatgaaattaaaacaaaacggaaaagaaaaaaaacaaaagcaaaaaccaacAATAAAATGTGTAGAGAATTAGGCGAAAGTGGAATGGagcattttttcaataaaaaaaaaacaaaaaaaattcaaaaaccaAACTTATTTAAGAgtattttttgcaaatttaacCTGGAAAGTTCACATCAAGCTCAATATAACACAGCTCAACCTGATATTGCCTAGGATGCAGTGGTCACTCGGTAGGCGATCTGAGCTCAGCACCGGGAACAAATTGCAGCTATACAAGGCCATTTTAATCATCTGTCATCATCCTGTCAGTCAAGTGCGAGATCCGGAGGTATGGAATTCGTTACTGCTGCAGACTGGAAGCTCATGACAATGTACTGGCAATTAATCTTCTGAACAATAGCAGACGTCTGAAAAGATGTCACCCCCTTGACCTGCCATTTAGACCAGAGACGGAGTGGAAGGAAGAAAGCTGCACGACCTTCACCTCTACGTAATGTTTACCCATCATCTATCCATTTAGTAAAGATtttaaatacaacaaatatttCGAAAACATAAAATATGTACTATTCAATAAAGTATATAGAATATTCAATATTCCTGTAAATATTCTCTCAAAATATCCTCCCAAACACCCTATTATCCACTGATCAAAGCTTTCTAAATGACAGAAGATTCTAGACCGAAATAGGATCAATGGAATCATCTATTAGAGCAATTGGTCTTGGAGTTCCTCAAGTATGCTTGGAGATCAGTCCGGACACTTGCCAAAATACGGATATTTCTAAAATTAGTAACTTTTTTCGATTGTCTTTACGTTAGTCTGGTGAATCTTCGAAGTGATCTTGAAGTGCCAAATTTTTAgagatcaagatcgggtgactatatcatatagctccgaTAGGAAccatcggtcgaaaacagtgacttttgtcaataacttcgttacttttaacgcgattgctttcaaattaaaatttgttaatttaatatatttgttaatgactgtgccgaatttgataaatatcgggcaACTGTAATATATAGCTCCGATATAGGAACGATccgtggaaaacagtgactttgatcaatatcttcgttatttcctatactaagattgtaggccgttatttcgcaaacattagcctttttagctaaaacgtttttccactttgatggcaagagttaccaaaaatattgcaagggtatacaaactatgacgcggtcgaagttagcccctctggttttttctaaatttatagcaagtttttgtatttctcCATCTTcattcaacaaaacaaaacaacaaaattgggAGACTTTGATACTCTCTAATAACCCGAAGGCATCAAGGATGATCGGATGGTTGAGCTGGTGAGAAGATGATGATGGGTATATTAACTGGAATAACGATTTTCATGTTAAAAGCACAGTATCTGTGGTTAAAGGAAACCTTCCTTGTAAGTAGAGATAACACTTTATTCGGTTTACCAAGTCTTTCTCGTTGATGGGATTGAAAAAGAGGCAAtcacaaaatcaaattatcaaattcaattcaatttgacCTAAACTGAGAAGATAGAAAAGgaatgtgtaaaaattttaccacttttttctttatatttgcATTGCATATCGTTTTTTTTACCTAAGTCGGCAACATTGCGTTGGGGAGTTAAGGATTCCCATCATTATAAGGGATTAGCTTGGATTCTATTTTTGATGAAACATCTGATATTGATATAGTATAGATTTGTCTCTATGCATTTTTTTGCACATATTCAGAAATTTGTCAAATTGGCAATGGGCTTCCTAATGAAAGAAACTCttaaaatagataaaaaataTAGTCTTAAGTTGTTTAGGATCTGAAAGCCAGCAACTAGATGCCCATTGAGCCTAGAGACTATCAATCTCGAAATGCCAACTTTACtactgaattttataatattcatTGCCAATTGTGACGTTATTAACCATTAGGATTCGAGGCATCGCATCAGCATTAGACCATTATGGTGCCTTAAAGTATCCTTAAGAAACACCAGGACTGTGCCAACTTAGTGGTAAAGTCAAACTCCCAGTTTTGGAGCCTTTACAAACGGCCTTCGAAACCAAGTAGGTGATATCGTCATGTATTGATTACAAATATAACTGATGGATCATCCCAAGTGAATAATGAAATCCACGAAAATTTATTGGCTCAGCCGAAAATAAATACCAACGAATGTGAAAGGAATGGATCTCGCAGTTGACAACAGTTAAACTGCGTCACTAATTTTATAATCCGccaaaaatgtaaatgtaatatttatttttttatgccTAATTTGGAGAAACACAGAGTTCACATATGGTAGTTTTCCTCCTTATGTCTGTAGTTTCTTAGTTCTTTCGGCATAGGGCGGGTTTTTGCTATTAGCCTGGCTCTCCCATTACAAAATCTTAATGAAGAATCCGAGTAGAATCTAAATTGACTTGTTACACgaaaaatatatcaaagagTCGGCTAATTTTTAGTTAATCAGTAATTTATATTGAAATGAAAGTCACTTGTTCTGCTTTTTTATGCTTTCGATATTGTTTTAATCAACATTTATGTTTGTGTTTAATTTGAATGCGTTAGAATTTACATTCCGGCTCGCCGCACGCCGCGTACGTCAAACGACGGACGTATGCAAATCGGCGAGGgccaataatatttatatatatttttttgtttttatatgtatgtacgtaacTTAAATCTATGCATAGTTGCTACGAGCTATGTGGGCGTGTTAATCTGTCCATGAATGGTGggcaaaaaaatgtaaaagttAAATAGTAGGTGGTATAAATGTAAACTATATAGTAATTGGTAAGCAATTGTACGACAATTTCATTAGAATTATCAACACAAAAATTGTAAAGCATTGCATACGTACGATCTAGagataaaaaaagaaagataaaCAAGTGGGAAATTGATagaaatgataaaaaaaaggaattcaATTGGGCTCGACACGCttataaagaaatcaaagGGGGTTAAGGGGAGTATGGAGGACTGCCAAGTGCAGTCATGTACATTGTGTATGAAGAAAAGTGATTAAAAACCATGCAGCCGACTGCAATGCATGGgcatatatattgtatattatatgtttatgttGTTATCATTATTAATTGTTAGGTTAGAGATTTtaaaaacacttaagattaggCCACACTAGGGAGGGCGGAGTGCTCCGGTTAGTTACGGCGCGTACGACGACGTGAATTGCCTGCAAAAGGCGGAGCATTGGGTGCACCTGGATGCTGACCGCTATACAAATTATCCAAAAACTCGTGCAACGTTGCTTCGCTGCAaacacaaagagagagagaaagagaggaaaGATTGTGATATATTGTGAGTCTGGGGAAGAAAAACCAGGTTTAGTCACCTCACGCCACTTGCAGCAGCGCCAGGATGATGACTGCCACGGTcgtgatgttgctgttgctggtgatggtgctgctgctgttgttgttgttgttgctgctgctgctgctgctgttgttgctgctgttgttgttgttgctgctgctgctgttgctgctgggtAGAGTGACGTACAATGCGATACTGAACCATATGCGAATTGGGTTCCAAATGGGACAACGCCCCCTTTTGGCAATTGGCCCATTCGGTTATATCGTACACCTTGCCATCCATGAGAGCCAAATATTTCCAGCGTAATCCCATCATGCTCGTCTCAGCCCAAATATCGCCCTGTGTCACATTGCAAGCAGGAGTTATTTAATGAATCAAGAATATCTAAATCAAACACTTACATCTTTCGCCGAGTGACGTATCTTACAGGAGGCGCATTCACGGGCCGCGTAATGAGGACGATCGGTCAGTTTGCGCGGATGACGCTGGGCGCAGGTGCTGCATCTGTGTAAGATTACATGAAACTTCTGACTATTTTCACTTAAAACTCGCTCATTTTTTACCTTATAGTGTTGGCTGCTTCGGCCATTTTGGTTTGCAGTTGGGACAACAAATCGTGCAACTCTGTCCAGGCCTTCTCCGCATGCAGCGTTTCGGCTATGCTTTGGTCATAAATCAGACGATTTTCCTGTATCAATGAGTTAATTTATAGATTTGCTTGTTTAGGatcctttttttatttagcttACCGGTTCACCAATCAACTCAAATGCTCGCTGGAGCACCTTAAATGCCTCTTCAGCGCCagcttgtttatttttatcgGGATGCACCAGCACGGCAATCTTTTTATAATGCTTACGTATCTGCTCCTGTGGACTGTCCGGCGGAACACCCAATATGCTGCAatagaaaaaagcaaaaagcaatATGCAACCCGAAAGCGGATAGCAAACCATTTCAATTCTCTTACCTGTATGCATCTTTGCCTTTACAATTTAGTAGCGAATACATGGCCTCTTCGCCCGTTTGAGGCAGGCGTCCAGTCTTGAACTGCTCGGCAGTGTTCTCGGGCGGTTTACGTTTATAGAAACGCCGCCAGAGGGCCCATCGCGATGTCTTGGCAAAGCGAGCGTCAAAGCGACGCCAATAGTTACGCCACCAGATGCTTGGCTTGCCAGAATTCTGCTTAAGCTCCTTGTGCAGTTGCCGGGCATAGGCCAGTCCGGAGACATAACCAATGGTTAGACGCTCATAGGCCATGCTGCAGCCGAGAACAATGATGTCGTAGACCAGATAGAATAGCCAGGTGAGCAGTTTAAGTGTGTAGATCCACCAGGTGCGAAGAATGCGTTTGGCCAGCTCGTAATTGCGACTGGATGTTaagctgctgccgctgccatTGCTAAGGCCACCGGCGTGATGAGATGGTGAGTTTGAGGATGAGGAGGCATACACATTGTTGCGATTGCTGCGTTTCGATGAATATGAATAGCCGGAACTGGTGCTATTCGAGCCCATGTTTGTGTTTGACGAGGATGAATAGCGTTTGCTACCTGATTGATTCGATTGATTGGTATTGGAGTtgcttttgttattgttgttggatCTGCGAGATTGTGTAGTGGGAACTGGTGTTGGTTGGCTGCTGGAGCTGGAGGCTGATGAGGACGATGCCGACGATGATGCCAAGGAGGAAGCAGAGGATGAATTATTTTTACTATGATCATTTGAGGATTTGAGGGCAAAGCCATTGCTGGCCTGATTATGGTTAATCTTTGGCTGGATGAAACGTTTCTTCTCCTGATTAATCGCATTTGCCTTGCTTGTCTTCATCTGAGGAGGAGCTTGAACGGATGGCAGTTGAttctgatgctgctgctgttgttgttggggttgctgctgttgttgttgtagtggtGGCAGTTTATGATCTCTTCCTGCCTGATGGGTATTCTGACCTCCACGCTTCTTATTACGCCCATGTCCAGTGGATGTCGTCACTTGATTAGATTGCTGCATATCCTTCGGCTCATGTAACGGTGAACGCTTTGACATGCGCATCTCTCGATTGCTGCCATCTCCCAGATCCTTGCCTTGCcgccgttgctgttgttgttgttgttgctgctggccaAGACTCTCGGAGCGACCTTCATTTCGGGCCGAATTGCTGCTGGTGTGTGTTCCTTTACTTAGCACATCCGAATAGGACATGGGCATGGGCTTTACTTCGGCAACTATCCGCTTTTTGGCCTCCGGCCGATCTGTCACGACAATTGGCGACTTGGTTCCTTGGGCAGTGGATGTGGATTTGGGAGGAATGCTGCTGGCCAATGGGGGAATCGTTTTTGTTGGCTTTGGTGGCGGTGTGGGAGACGGCATAGCTTGGACAGACTTCAACACTGGCGGTTCAGATACCACGGGTGGcagtggctgctgctgctgctggtgacTGGGCGAGGACTCTTTCTGGATATTGATATTGACATTCTCCTTGACCTCATCGCTGCCACCGAATTGTATGTAACTGCCTCCCGTTAGATTGGGTGACCAATTATTTACCAGATTATTTATCAGCAGATTGGCATTGCTCGGTGGCTCCTCAAATGGTTGATACATCGGTGCAGCCGATGCAGGAGGAGCATGAGGAATTGCCGGCTGCGATTGCGGTTGAGTTGCTCCTGCCAAATTCATTTCGGGTTTCGGCAGCAGGGGATTGGTGGCA is a window encoding:
- the LOC6650607 gene encoding uncharacterized protein LOC6650607; translation: MTTRQDERVGDEINIGGGVGNETAAANATGYRNLPHSPEMANYLAHQQHLLHHQQQHQGQGPGPGAAPMMWPPPPPPHLAASFQHHQHPQQPHQQQAPPPPPHMYNEYLYNLTYSGQTGPETYSVLPVGHGNFLKVYHRPENPVNDANAALYTHINMTSLNQHPQHQHAQVQPAPAQAQPTPLYELFATNPLLPKPEMNLAGATQPQSQPAIPHAPPASAAPMYQPFEEPPSNANLLINNLVNNWSPNLTGGSYIQFGGSDEVKENVNINIQKESSPSHQQQQQPLPPVVSEPPVLKSVQAMPSPTPPPKPTKTIPPLASSIPPKSTSTAQGTKSPIVVTDRPEAKKRIVAEVKPMPMSYSDVLSKGTHTSSNSARNEGRSESLGQQQQQQQQQRRQGKDLGDGSNREMRMSKRSPLHEPKDMQQSNQVTTSTGHGRNKKRGGQNTHQAGRDHKLPPLQQQQQQPQQQQQQHQNQLPSVQAPPQMKTSKANAINQEKKRFIQPKINHNQASNGFALKSSNDHSKNNSSSASSLASSSASSSSASSSSSQPTPVPTTQSRRSNNNNKSNSNTNQSNQSGSKRYSSSSNTNMGSNSTSSGYSYSSKRSNRNNVYASSSSNSPSHHAGGLSNGSGSSLTSSRNYELAKRILRTWWIYTLKLLTWLFYLVYDIIVLGCSMAYERLTIGYVSGLAYARQLHKELKQNSGKPSIWWRNYWRRFDARFAKTSRWALWRRFYKRKPPENTAEQFKTGRLPQTGEEAMYSLLNCKGKDAYSILGVPPDSPQEQIRKHYKKIAVLVHPDKNKQAGAEEAFKVLQRAFELIGEPENRLIYDQSIAETLHAEKAWTELHDLLSQLQTKMAEAANTIRCSTCAQRHPRKLTDRPHYAARECASCKIRHSAKDGDIWAETSMMGLRWKYLALMDGKVYDITEWANCQKGALSHLEPNSHMVQYRIVRHSTQQQQQQQQQQQQQQQQQQQQQQQQQQQQQHHHQQQQHHDRGSHHPGAAASGVSEATLHEFLDNLYSGQHPGAPNAPPFAGNSRRRTRRN